The following coding sequences lie in one Cyanobacterium sp. Dongsha4 genomic window:
- a CDS encoding MASE1 domain-containing protein has translation MIFKAKNLINGFEIRKIGNPFVLLLFALLYYAISLLCRWLASTPDSVTPVWFPDGFAVAFVYLWGYKVLPSVFLGSFLANFWAFSNLNNFWSVISYTIAISIMALGTMFGTGVSAYYLRHGNRKESPLQNLQRVGKFIFFSALLAPILNATFGISILFSQGKISSDLIVSSWFTWWISNITAILLITPLFFTWKDWLYFNHIKNFTSFKRKLNSLIYNDINNTKELIFFVSITIIFVYFTFDYSLHLKYFLLLPLVWCTFRFKALIANHFSALISILCINKTIINISILDGVNKEQALVDLQIFITVMACVNLLIIALLHERDKTLQELKLSRNYLIEKNIELEKTKREAEVANLAKSNFLTNMSHELRTPLNIILGTTQIFDNITALTEKQRHDLRVIHESGEHLLTLINDILDLSKIEAGKLFLEEKLVNFKDFLTLLEGMFKVAAQKKKLDFIIEHSHFLPVTIKIDEKRLRQILINILGNAVKFTPQGKIIFKTIAIPISENKVELNFVVEDTGLGIPSDKLEKIFMAFEQVESTRLHSQGTGLGLAISQKLIQMMGGKIEVKSTLNQGSLFSISLEVIAEKNEILKTDEKIYSPPSNLEQFKKNIKILLAEDNLVIQKITVKILSKLGYKIDLVNNGQEVLDRLNEIKYEIIFMDVQMPILDGITATQKIREKCTIKQSPYIIAMTANAMEGDKEKCLAVGMNDYISKPVKIEDICNALKSYYQWRG, from the coding sequence ATGATATTTAAAGCAAAAAACCTCATCAATGGTTTTGAGATTAGAAAAATAGGCAATCCTTTTGTCTTACTTCTCTTCGCCCTACTATATTATGCTATTTCCCTGTTATGTCGTTGGTTAGCATCGACTCCCGATTCCGTTACCCCTGTTTGGTTTCCCGATGGCTTTGCCGTTGCTTTTGTCTATTTATGGGGTTATAAAGTTTTACCTAGTGTGTTTTTAGGTTCATTTTTAGCCAATTTTTGGGCATTTTCTAACCTTAATAATTTTTGGTCTGTTATATCTTATACTATCGCTATTAGTATTATGGCATTGGGAACAATGTTTGGTACTGGTGTATCTGCTTATTATCTTCGCCATGGCAATCGCAAAGAATCTCCTTTACAAAATCTACAAAGAGTAGGAAAATTTATCTTTTTTTCTGCTTTATTAGCACCAATATTAAATGCAACTTTTGGTATTAGTATTTTATTTTCACAAGGAAAAATTAGTTCAGACTTGATAGTTTCTTCATGGTTTACGTGGTGGATTTCTAATATTACAGCAATTCTGCTCATAACCCCTTTATTTTTTACTTGGAAAGACTGGCTATATTTTAATCACATTAAAAATTTTACTTCTTTTAAAAGAAAATTAAATAGTTTAATTTATAATGATATAAACAACACAAAAGAACTTATATTTTTTGTTTCTATAACTATTATTTTTGTTTATTTTACCTTTGACTATTCTTTACATTTAAAATATTTTTTATTACTTCCATTAGTCTGGTGTACTTTTAGATTTAAGGCTTTAATTGCCAACCATTTTAGTGCGTTAATTTCAATTTTATGTATCAATAAAACTATCATTAATATCTCTATTTTAGATGGTGTAAATAAAGAACAAGCCCTTGTTGACTTACAAATTTTTATTACGGTAATGGCTTGTGTTAATTTATTAATTATTGCTTTACTACACGAAAGAGATAAAACCCTGCAAGAATTAAAATTATCTAGGAATTATTTAATTGAAAAAAATATTGAATTAGAGAAAACCAAGCGAGAAGCAGAGGTTGCTAACCTAGCGAAAAGTAATTTTCTAACCAATATGAGCCATGAATTAAGAACACCTTTAAATATTATTCTAGGAACAACACAAATATTCGATAACATAACAGCTTTAACAGAAAAACAAAGACATGATTTAAGGGTAATTCACGAATCGGGAGAACATTTATTAACATTAATTAATGACATTTTAGACTTATCAAAAATCGAAGCAGGGAAACTATTTTTAGAAGAAAAATTAGTAAATTTTAAGGATTTTCTTACTTTACTAGAAGGAATGTTTAAAGTAGCCGCCCAAAAGAAAAAGTTAGATTTTATTATTGAACACAGTCATTTTTTACCTGTTACTATCAAAATAGATGAAAAAAGATTAAGACAAATACTAATTAATATTTTAGGGAATGCTGTTAAATTTACCCCTCAAGGAAAGATTATTTTTAAAACTATTGCCATTCCAATCTCTGAAAATAAAGTTGAATTAAATTTTGTCGTTGAGGATACAGGCTTGGGTATTCCTTCAGACAAATTAGAAAAAATTTTCATGGCATTTGAGCAGGTAGAATCAACTCGTTTACATTCTCAAGGCACAGGTTTAGGATTAGCAATCAGTCAAAAATTGATTCAAATGATGGGGGGTAAAATCGAAGTTAAAAGTACCTTAAATCAGGGCAGTCTTTTTTCTATTAGCTTAGAAGTTATAGCAGAAAAAAATGAGATTCTCAAAACTGATGAAAAGATTTATTCACCGCCGTCTAACCTTGAGCAATTTAAAAAGAATATAAAAATTTTGTTAGCAGAAGATAATCTTGTCATTCAAAAAATAACTGTAAAAATTTTGTCAAAATTAGGTTATAAAATAGATTTAGTAAACAATGGACAGGAAGTATTAGATAGATTAAATGAGATAAAATATGAGATAATTTTTATGGATGTGCAAATGCCCATTTTAGATGGAATAACTGCCACCCAAAAAATACGAGAGAAATGTACAATAAAACAATCACCCTATATTATTGCGATGACAGCAAATGCTATGGAAGGGGATAAAGAAAAATGTTTAGCAGTGGGAATGAATGATTATATTTCTAAACCAGTAAAAATAGAGGATATTTGCAATGCCCTGAAAAGTTATTATCAATGGCGAGGTTAA
- a CDS encoding glycosyltransferase → MSEKKISVLIPDLSLHGTTRGYTISQGLQKLGYQVNIYGFLFGDEIYPSPPYGLPITYFHGKPLPSLVKTMFDLSGEIDGDILYVIKPQLSSFGVGLIKAWRGKRPLILDLDDWEMGEWGGDDWQYQGQIFHDVFNQNSDLRKPGHPLYLKWLEKAMNRVGGITVSSKFLEYRYGGTYLPNVRDTQVFNPDNFNEEELREKYGLNNYKLLMVTGTCKTGQGIEDILTALDQLNNPQLRLILVGGNPENKDYYQQLQQKWGKWIITIQPQSFDQIQNAIALSHIMMITPHNLPANIAKCPLELIEAMAMAKPIIATKVGEIPHILSDTGYLINPQSPTEIAQQISLLFSDYEEAQQRGKLARQRCENYYSINNLTHTLAQVLSFI, encoded by the coding sequence ATGAGTGAAAAAAAAATCTCTGTCTTAATACCCGATTTATCCCTTCACGGCACAACAAGGGGTTACACTATTTCTCAAGGGTTACAAAAGTTAGGTTATCAGGTAAATATCTATGGCTTTCTTTTCGGTGATGAAATTTATCCTTCTCCCCCTTATGGTTTGCCTATCACTTATTTTCATGGTAAACCCTTACCCTCTTTGGTAAAAACGATGTTTGACTTAAGTGGGGAAATTGACGGAGATATTTTATATGTTATTAAACCGCAATTAAGTAGTTTTGGAGTTGGTTTGATAAAAGCATGGCGAGGGAAAAGGCCTTTAATTCTCGATTTAGATGATTGGGAAATGGGAGAATGGGGCGGAGATGATTGGCAATATCAAGGGCAGATTTTCCATGATGTTTTTAATCAAAATAGCGATTTGAGAAAACCGGGGCATCCTCTTTATTTGAAATGGTTGGAAAAGGCAATGAATCGTGTTGGTGGCATTACGGTTAGTAGTAAGTTTCTCGAATACCGTTATGGTGGCACTTATTTACCTAATGTTAGAGATACTCAAGTATTTAACCCTGACAATTTTAATGAAGAGGAATTGAGAGAAAAATACGGCTTAAATAACTATAAACTCTTAATGGTAACAGGCACTTGTAAAACAGGGCAAGGCATAGAAGATATACTAACCGCCTTAGATCAATTAAATAATCCTCAGTTAAGATTAATTTTAGTGGGGGGAAATCCAGAAAATAAAGACTACTATCAACAGTTACAGCAAAAATGGGGAAAATGGATAATTACTATACAACCTCAATCTTTTGACCAAATTCAAAATGCGATCGCACTTTCCCATATAATGATGATAACCCCCCATAATCTTCCAGCAAATATTGCTAAATGCCCCTTAGAATTGATTGAAGCAATGGCAATGGCAAAACCCATAATCGCCACGAAAGTAGGAGAAATTCCCCACATTTTGAGCGATACAGGCTACTTAATCAATCCCCAATCTCCCACAGAAATTGCACAACAAATAAGTCTTCTTTTCAGTGACTATGAAGAGGCACAACAAAGGGGCAAACTAGCCCGTCAGAGATGCGAAAATTATTACAGTATCAATAACCTTACCCATACCTTAGCACAGGTATTAAGTTTTATATAA
- a CDS encoding isoaspartyl peptidase/L-asparaginase, whose translation MTSKVQPKLIIHGGAGSSLKGEGGLTAIRESLYGIVTEVYNLLLEGKSSTEAVIKGCQLLEDNPRFNAGTGSVLQSDGQIRMSASLMDGERQRFSGVINVSKVKNPINLANILQNKEDRVLSDYGSAELLRELQLPIYDPLTDLRLQEWMEERKDNFTRKMAGVVAEVNSNARRGTIGVVALDQYGRISAGTSTGGKGLEKVGRVSDSAMPAGNYANSYAGVSCTGIGEDIIDECLAAKIVIRVTDGLSLTEAMGKSMKEALENKRDLGAIAISHTGNIVLGKTSEILLAAYHDGEKMSDCLEWKGGELVISNY comes from the coding sequence ATGACCAGTAAAGTACAACCAAAACTTATTATACATGGCGGAGCAGGAAGTTCATTAAAGGGTGAGGGAGGATTAACAGCAATACGAGAATCTCTTTATGGTATCGTTACAGAAGTTTATAATTTGTTGTTAGAGGGGAAAAGTTCCACAGAAGCAGTTATCAAAGGTTGTCAACTATTGGAGGATAACCCCCGTTTTAATGCTGGTACAGGTTCTGTATTACAATCAGATGGACAAATTAGAATGAGTGCTTCTTTAATGGATGGAGAAAGACAGAGATTTAGTGGTGTAATTAATGTTTCTAAGGTCAAAAATCCGATTAATTTAGCGAATATCCTTCAAAATAAAGAAGATAGAGTTTTATCAGATTACGGGAGTGCAGAATTACTCAGAGAATTACAGTTACCTATTTATGATCCTTTAACAGACTTACGTTTGCAAGAGTGGATGGAAGAAAGAAAAGATAATTTTACAAGGAAAATGGCTGGAGTGGTAGCAGAAGTTAACTCGAATGCTCGTAGGGGTACTATTGGGGTGGTAGCATTAGATCAATATGGTAGGATAAGTGCAGGTACTTCCACAGGCGGTAAAGGTTTAGAAAAGGTGGGAAGGGTTAGCGATTCGGCTATGCCTGCGGGTAATTATGCCAATAGTTATGCAGGGGTAAGTTGCACGGGTATTGGAGAAGATATTATCGATGAGTGTTTAGCGGCAAAAATTGTTATTCGTGTTACTGATGGTTTGTCTTTAACTGAAGCAATGGGAAAATCCATGAAAGAGGCGTTGGAAAATAAAAGAGACTTAGGTGCGATCGCAATTTCTCACACAGGTAATATAGTATTGGGAAAAACTAGCGAAATATTACTTGCCGCCTATCATGATGGAGAAAAAATGAGCGATTGTTTAGAATGGAAAGGTGGAGAATTAGTAATCAGTAATTATTAA
- a CDS encoding DUF2499 domain-containing protein: MHSLSIPTWIVHVSSVIEWIAAIWFVWRYGEVSGDRSWYWLAYGMLPALISAMCACTWHLFDNAESWQWLVTIQALTTVIGNITLCIGAWKIWQSSTTNQKEY, from the coding sequence ATGCACTCTCTCTCGATTCCCACATGGATAGTTCATGTTTCCAGTGTTATTGAATGGATAGCGGCAATTTGGTTTGTATGGCGTTATGGAGAGGTAAGTGGCGATCGCAGTTGGTATTGGTTAGCATATGGTATGTTACCCGCCCTAATTAGCGCTATGTGTGCTTGTACATGGCATCTATTTGACAATGCTGAATCTTGGCAATGGTTAGTAACTATTCAGGCTTTAACTACTGTTATCGGCAACATAACTCTTTGTATCGGTGCTTGGAAAATTTGGCAATCATCTACAACCAATCAAAAAGAATATTAA
- a CDS encoding DUF4079 domain-containing protein: MTAEQFTLLIHPTLVVIGVFPLIGIVCYFAWETRQRRLQIKAGEKSKIPPLVGKNHVEIGKWLSTAVIIVSLIGLARPIIAKNIVKNTLWATNTFQFIFLILIFLFTIITFILLFRARNKLWRGVFATLSGMGVVILGCQDGIFRRTNEWYWSHYYYGVIVTLLMIFSVAIIDDIYRDKSLKWRNVHIILNCLALLLFIGQGYTGARDLFEIGLWSPPPS; the protein is encoded by the coding sequence ATGACAGCAGAACAATTTACTCTTTTAATTCATCCTACATTAGTGGTAATAGGTGTTTTTCCACTGATTGGAATAGTTTGCTATTTTGCATGGGAAACTCGTCAAAGGAGACTACAAATAAAAGCAGGAGAAAAAAGTAAAATTCCTCCCCTTGTAGGCAAAAACCATGTGGAAATTGGTAAATGGCTATCCACCGCAGTAATTATTGTTAGTTTAATTGGATTAGCAAGACCAATTATTGCTAAAAATATAGTTAAGAATACTCTGTGGGCAACTAATACTTTTCAATTTATTTTCTTGATTCTTATTTTTCTTTTTACCATTATTACTTTTATCCTTTTATTTCGTGCTAGAAACAAATTATGGCGGGGAGTATTTGCGACTTTGAGTGGCATGGGAGTAGTAATATTAGGTTGTCAAGATGGTATTTTTCGCCGTACTAATGAGTGGTATTGGTCACATTATTATTATGGTGTAATTGTCACTTTATTAATGATTTTTTCTGTAGCAATTATTGATGATATTTACCGAGATAAATCTTTAAAGTGGCGCAATGTTCACATCATCCTTAATTGTTTGGCTTTACTATTATTTATTGGACAAGGATATACAGGGGCTAGAGACTTATTTGAAATCGGTTTGTGGTCTCCTCCTCCTTCTTGA
- a CDS encoding PPC domain-containing protein, with amino-acid sequence MKAEEETLQTAQSKIYNPIPIPENQPINDQLTADDIPTGEGGFARDYYIFLQKGDQIAIDLISDEFDSIVVLMSEDGTTIAENDDAPDSSTNSLLFTRIAETGKYIIRVRAFGQTGNGNFQLKVTRLQPIKP; translated from the coding sequence ATGAAGGCAGAAGAGGAAACATTACAAACTGCTCAATCTAAAATCTATAATCCCATACCTATTCCCGAAAATCAACCTATCAATGACCAATTAACTGCCGATGATATTCCTACGGGAGAGGGGGGATTTGCTAGAGATTATTACATTTTTTTACAAAAAGGCGACCAAATTGCGATCGATCTTATTTCTGATGAATTTGATAGTATTGTTGTATTGATGTCAGAAGACGGTACAACTATCGCAGAAAATGATGATGCCCCAGACAGTAGCACTAATTCTTTATTATTTACCAGAATTGCGGAAACAGGAAAGTATATTATTAGAGTTAGGGCTTTTGGACAAACAGGAAACGGTAATTTTCAATTAAAAGTTACTCGTTTACAACCGATAAAACCGTAA
- a CDS encoding GAF domain-containing sensor histidine kinase — MNKDDENIKISDEFLQLCHSQLNLLFTKFFAQESAIYLTDSQAEEPKLIPILVYPDSSSQDFPSLPPLQENSWEDGFSYALDEKKNSEPLINYYPNSQAPHQLILPLIYQNIVLGLLATTRKNSPWQPTEILQIKEITNTIAIARILEQKQQITAEKLSQLQKFRQLENDHLDDFLHQLRNPLTAIRTFAKLLLKRLFADDPNYSTSQSIYRESDRIKELIADFSQQWQGKNEEEILTLDTLHTSFFLTENIENLEVINIINIIKPILENIRIIAEEKNIQILEKINVNRESILTNRKALREIINNLLDNAVKYTPNNGKVRIEIEQNKDDKIIVKIADTGYGIPLEDQKHIFERHYRGSQINGNISGTGLGLAIVKELADKINIKIKLISPFQWLENQVDYGTQFILEMPTYTD; from the coding sequence ATGAATAAAGATGATGAAAATATTAAAATTAGTGATGAATTTCTGCAATTATGTCATTCTCAATTAAATCTTTTATTTACAAAATTTTTTGCTCAAGAAAGTGCTATTTATTTAACTGATAGCCAAGCAGAAGAGCCCAAGTTAATTCCTATTTTAGTCTATCCAGATTCTTCTTCTCAGGATTTCCCTAGTTTACCCCCTCTTCAAGAAAATTCATGGGAAGATGGGTTTTCCTATGCTTTAGATGAGAAAAAAAATAGTGAGCCTTTAATTAATTATTATCCTAATTCCCAAGCTCCTCATCAACTTATTTTACCCTTAATTTATCAAAATATTGTTTTAGGATTATTAGCAACTACAAGAAAAAACTCTCCTTGGCAACCCACAGAAATTTTACAAATTAAAGAAATTACTAACACAATTGCGATCGCACGTATTTTAGAACAAAAACAACAAATAACCGCCGAAAAACTAAGTCAACTGCAAAAATTCAGACAACTAGAAAATGATCATTTAGATGATTTTTTACATCAGTTACGCAATCCTTTAACGGCAATTCGTACTTTTGCAAAATTATTACTTAAGCGTCTTTTTGCCGATGATCCTAATTATAGTACCAGTCAAAGCATTTATCGAGAAAGCGATCGCATCAAGGAACTAATTGCTGATTTTAGTCAACAGTGGCAAGGAAAAAATGAAGAAGAAATTTTAACTTTAGATACTCTTCATACTAGCTTTTTTTTAACGGAAAATATAGAAAATTTAGAGGTAATAAATATCATTAATATTATTAAGCCAATTTTAGAAAATATCAGAATTATTGCAGAAGAAAAAAATATTCAAATCTTAGAAAAAATAAATGTTAATAGAGAATCTATACTAACTAACAGAAAAGCATTAAGAGAAATAATCAATAATTTACTAGATAATGCCGTGAAATATACTCCTAATAATGGTAAAGTAAGAATAGAAATTGAACAAAACAAAGATGATAAAATCATAGTGAAAATTGCGGATACAGGCTATGGTATTCCTTTAGAAGACCAAAAACATATATTTGAAAGACATTATCGAGGGAGTCAAATTAATGGCAACATCTCTGGCACTGGTTTAGGTTTAGCTATTGTTAAAGAATTAGCTGATAAAATTAATATAAAAATTAAGTTAATTAGTCCTTTTCAATGGTTAGAAAATCAAGTTGACTATGGAACACAATTTATTTTAGAAATGCCTACCTATACTGACTAG
- a CDS encoding S8 family serine peptidase, with protein sequence MKRLDLILLTGLSWFSCTFAGYALEDSLSEKGIDARRLHEAPYNLLGRKISIGQVEIGRPKKFGLDKLPPLHRKLPIIRLFYRDQPAISNTHIDNHAMMVAGVMVSNSKKLPGVAPSANLYVGAIGSLKTAKQPEECLTIQNIASQNGNTVQAINLSFGESLARDEREKPLLDGNALFTQCVDWSARVHNVLYVVAGNQGMGGIPIPTDNYNGITTAYSRRQNGVFRKVDFANLSVSVRGVAKALISQEINVGDRRSIGLLAPGNRIRVYNLDGKIETVSGSSFASPHVTATVALLQEAGNRFFSQGKFLDSDYRQAEVMKAILLNSADKLQDKGDGNLLGMTRTVLTQKNSTWLESDAYLNPEIPLDMEMGTGHLNAMRAYQQLSARKWNYLEKVPSMGWNYDDIAENTVHDYIINTPLKAESFISITVAWNRKIELNDKNKNDRYDLGENFINKGLNNLDLYLINNDKKKEIVCSSISKVDSVEHIFCPIPVTGEYKIRVKFTEKENDSIQPYAIAWHGISISE encoded by the coding sequence ATGAAACGACTTGATTTAATTTTATTGACGGGGCTGTCTTGGTTTAGTTGTACTTTTGCTGGATATGCTTTAGAAGATTCTCTTTCGGAAAAGGGTATAGATGCAAGAAGATTACATGAAGCCCCTTATAATCTGTTGGGACGTAAAATTAGTATAGGGCAAGTGGAAATCGGCAGACCAAAAAAATTCGGTTTGGATAAGTTGCCTCCTCTCCATCGTAAGTTGCCTATTATTCGATTATTTTATCGTGATCAACCTGCCATTTCTAATACTCATATCGATAATCATGCCATGATGGTGGCTGGGGTTATGGTTAGTAATAGTAAAAAGTTGCCGGGAGTTGCTCCTTCTGCTAATCTTTATGTAGGTGCGATCGGATCTTTGAAAACAGCAAAACAGCCCGAAGAATGTCTGACAATTCAAAATATTGCTTCTCAGAATGGTAACACTGTTCAGGCAATTAATCTCAGTTTTGGAGAGTCTTTGGCGAGGGATGAAAGGGAAAAACCCTTATTAGATGGTAATGCTTTATTTACTCAATGTGTTGATTGGTCTGCAAGGGTACATAATGTTTTATATGTGGTAGCTGGTAATCAGGGCATGGGAGGTATCCCAATTCCTACAGACAATTATAATGGTATCACTACTGCTTATAGTCGTCGTCAAAATGGGGTTTTTCGTAAGGTTGATTTTGCCAATCTTAGTGTTTCTGTAAGGGGCGTTGCTAAAGCCCTTATTTCTCAAGAAATTAATGTGGGCGATCGCCGTAGTATAGGTTTACTAGCTCCGGGTAATCGCATTCGGGTTTATAATTTAGACGGGAAAATAGAGACTGTATCTGGTAGTAGTTTTGCCTCACCTCATGTCACCGCTACGGTTGCTTTATTACAAGAAGCAGGAAATCGATTTTTTTCCCAAGGTAAATTTCTTGATAGTGATTATCGTCAGGCTGAGGTAATGAAAGCTATTTTGCTCAATTCTGCCGATAAATTGCAAGATAAAGGCGATGGCAATTTATTAGGAATGACAAGAACAGTTTTAACTCAAAAAAATAGTACTTGGTTGGAAAGTGATGCTTATTTAAACCCAGAAATCCCCCTTGATATGGAAATGGGAACAGGTCATTTGAATGCAATGAGAGCTTATCAACAATTATCAGCAAGAAAATGGAACTATTTGGAAAAAGTACCAAGTATGGGGTGGAACTATGATGATATAGCGGAAAATACAGTTCATGATTATATAATTAATACTCCTTTAAAAGCAGAAAGTTTTATCAGTATAACTGTTGCATGGAATCGAAAAATTGAATTAAATGATAAAAATAAAAATGATCGATATGACTTAGGAGAAAATTTTATTAATAAGGGTTTAAATAATTTAGATTTATACTTAATTAATAATGATAAAAAAAAGGAAATAGTTTGTTCATCTATTAGTAAAGTTGATAGCGTTGAGCATATTTTTTGCCCTATTCCCGTGACAGGAGAGTATAAAATCAGGGTAAAATTTACAGAAAAGGAAAATGATTCAATTCAACCTTATGCTATTGCTTGGCACGGTATTTCAATTAGTGAATAA
- a CDS encoding heavy-metal-associated domain-containing protein, with the protein MVNITLNVPSIACEVCAKTITKAIQNVDNIAEINVDVKTKMVNVTTQKAEEIIKQAILDAGHDLA; encoded by the coding sequence ATGGTAAATATTACTTTAAATGTTCCCAGTATAGCTTGTGAAGTTTGTGCAAAAACCATTACTAAAGCTATTCAAAATGTAGATAACATAGCTGAAATTAATGTGGATGTTAAGACAAAAATGGTAAATGTTACTACTCAAAAAGCAGAAGAAATTATTAAACAAGCAATCCTTGATGCAGGGCATGATTTAGCTTAA
- the cysE gene encoding serine O-acetyltransferase: protein MFSSIIADFKIIFERDPAARNWLEVLLCYPGLQALLLHRFSHWLYNLGLPLIPRLLSHFGRFFTGVEIHPGATIGKGVFIDHGMGVVIGETAILGDYCLIYQGVTLGGTGKEKGKRHPTLGENVVVGAGAKVLGNILIGNEVRIGAGSVVLKDVPSDCTVVGIPGRVVYRAGAKVDPLDHSNLPDSEAKVIRTLLDHEAALRDRIEQLEKQVSELQKQSLEARYIK from the coding sequence GTGTTTTCATCAATTATCGCTGACTTTAAAATAATATTTGAAAGAGATCCCGCAGCGCGCAATTGGTTAGAGGTTTTACTCTGCTATCCGGGTTTACAAGCATTATTGTTACATCGTTTTTCCCATTGGTTATATAATCTCGGTTTACCATTAATTCCTCGTTTGTTATCTCATTTCGGGCGCTTTTTCACTGGCGTTGAAATTCATCCCGGGGCAACCATTGGAAAGGGCGTTTTCATAGATCATGGTATGGGAGTTGTCATTGGAGAGACGGCTATACTGGGGGATTATTGTTTAATCTATCAGGGAGTAACTCTTGGTGGTACAGGAAAAGAAAAAGGAAAAAGACATCCCACTCTAGGGGAAAATGTTGTTGTTGGAGCAGGGGCAAAAGTTTTAGGGAATATCCTAATTGGTAATGAGGTGAGAATCGGAGCTGGTTCTGTCGTTCTTAAAGATGTTCCATCTGATTGTACAGTAGTCGGTATTCCGGGGAGGGTTGTCTATCGTGCGGGGGCAAAAGTAGATCCTCTTGATCATAGTAATTTACCAGACTCCGAAGCAAAAGTGATTCGTACTTTACTCGATCACGAAGCGGCTCTGCGCGATCGCATCGAACAGTTGGAAAAACAAGTTAGTGAGTTACAAAAGCAATCTTTAGAAGCAAGATATATTAAATGA
- a CDS encoding aspartate aminotransferase family protein, producing the protein MTTATLETTKTGFSQDTFNQYVMNTYGRFPVAIEKGEGCKLWDTEGKEYLDFVAGIATCTLGHAHPALIETVTEQIKKLHHVSNLYYIPEQGELAKWIVDHSCADKVFFCNSGAEANEAAIKLVRKYAHTVLEFLEQPVILTAKSSFHGRTLATITATGQPKYQKNFEPLVPGFEYVPYNDITAIEEAITDIDEGDRRVAAIMIEPLQGEGGVRPGELEYFLRLRKICDDTGILLVFDEVQAGVGRTGKMWGYENLGIEPDIFTSAKGLAGGIPIGAMMCKASCDVFEPGNHASTFGGNPFACASALAVLQTIEKDNLLQNVQARGEQLRTRLRAIAQKYSDTFIDVRGWGLINGMEINNNAELTSIEVVKKAMENGLLLAPAGPKVIRFVPPLIVSAEEIDQASDILEKTVSQLI; encoded by the coding sequence GTGACTACAGCAACATTAGAGACAACTAAGACAGGTTTTAGTCAAGATACTTTCAATCAATATGTAATGAATACTTACGGGCGTTTTCCCGTTGCCATTGAAAAAGGAGAAGGTTGCAAATTATGGGATACCGAGGGGAAAGAATATCTTGATTTTGTGGCGGGTATTGCTACTTGTACTTTAGGACACGCACATCCTGCTTTAATTGAAACAGTGACAGAACAAATCAAAAAGTTGCATCATGTTTCTAATTTATATTATATTCCCGAACAAGGGGAACTAGCTAAGTGGATTGTTGATCATTCCTGTGCCGATAAAGTCTTTTTCTGTAATTCTGGGGCTGAAGCTAACGAAGCGGCAATTAAATTAGTAAGAAAATATGCTCACACGGTTTTAGAATTTTTGGAACAACCTGTGATTCTTACTGCTAAATCTAGCTTTCATGGACGCACTCTTGCAACTATCACCGCTACAGGTCAACCTAAGTATCAAAAGAATTTTGAGCCTTTAGTGCCGGGTTTTGAATATGTTCCCTACAATGACATTACCGCAATAGAAGAGGCTATCACTGATATTGATGAGGGAGATCGCCGTGTAGCCGCTATTATGATTGAGCCATTACAAGGAGAAGGGGGAGTGCGCCCCGGAGAGTTGGAATATTTCTTGAGATTGAGAAAAATTTGTGATGACACAGGTATTTTATTAGTTTTTGATGAGGTTCAAGCCGGTGTTGGCAGAACTGGTAAAATGTGGGGTTATGAGAATCTCGGTATTGAGCCTGATATTTTCACCAGTGCGAAGGGTTTAGCTGGTGGTATTCCTATCGGTGCGATGATGTGTAAGGCTTCCTGTGATGTTTTTGAGCCAGGAAATCATGCGAGTACATTTGGAGGTAATCCCTTTGCTTGTGCTTCTGCTTTGGCAGTTTTACAAACCATTGAGAAGGATAATTTATTGCAAAATGTACAGGCAAGAGGTGAGCAACTACGCACTCGTTTAAGAGCGATCGCACAGAAATATTCTGATACATTTATAGATGTGAGAGGATGGGGATTAATTAACGGAATGGAAATCAACAATAATGCCGAATTAACATCCATTGAAGTAGTTAAAAAAGCGATGGAAAACGGCTTATTATTAGCCCCTGCAGGACCTAAAGTTATTCGTTTTGTGCCTCCTTTGATTGTTTCTGCTGAAGAAATTGACCAAGCGAGTGATATTTTAGAAAAAACTGTGTCTCAATTAATCTAA